The Roseovarius sp. THAF9 region ATTCAACGCCTGTGACGGACACGGCCCCGCTCATCCGGTTTTCGCGCAGATCGGCGTTGCGCCGGGCCAGCTCGTCCATCAGTGCGCCGTCGCCACAAGACGGTTCTAGGATTTCCTCGCCGCCGCTAAGGTGCAGGGCGTCGATCACGGTTTCTGCCACGGGCCGGGGGCTGGCATAGAATTGCAGATCGCGGGCAACATCTGTGCTTGGCCGCTTCGCTTCGGCCTCGTTTGGCGCGTCGGGCAACACTTCGCCATAGAACTCGGCCAGGGCGTGGTTGATGTCTTTTCGGCCCTCGGGGTCGAAAATCAGGTGGCCGTTGCCATTCTTGAAAACGCGGATGATGCCACCGCAGAAATCAGCCTCGCCGTGGCGCTGCACCTCGTCCATCGTGTCTTCAAACTCGCGGTAGGTATAGCGCGGCTGGCTTCGATAGACGCGCAGGGCGTTAAGGGTATCTTTCACCCGCTCCCGGCCCCAACTGTTCCAGCCGGTGACATAGGAAACGATGATCCGTTTCGGCAGGCCCTCAACGCCGATTTTCACTTTGGAATGGCTCTTATAGGCCGGGTCCAGATCGGTGAAGCATTCGGCCAACCCCTTGAGGACGTGAAAGCGTTGATCGAGCAAATAGCTCCCGAACACCTCAGCGATATTTTCCAAGGTGAAGGGCAGGGGTTTGGTCAGCTTCAAGTCGAGCTGCTGCCGGTCCTTGGCGCTGGCGATGTTCTCGATATTCAAGCCTTCGTAGACGTGTTTCCATGCGGATCGCAGCAGGGTCAGGCGCACGTCGCGCTCGTATAGACTCGGATCGGTCGCAAAGACGCGCCCGCCGTAGGTGCCGCCGATGCAAGCGGCGGCATTGATCGCGGTTTCGGCCCTCTTGAAAGCCTCGATGGCGCCGGGGATGCTTTCGGCCTTTGCATCATACTCCGCGACGATCTCGGACAGGCTGCGCCGGATTGCCGGTGCGCCGTGGTCCTTCTGGTCGGTTTCGCCAATCTTTGGAAATTCGCTGTGAAATGTCATGCTCTCGTCTTTCATCCTTGGCCCAGGAACCGCTCGCCAGCGTTCGGGCCATATTCGATCACTTCCCAAACCTCGTGCCCGGTGCGGCTGGCGTAGCGCCATGCCGTTGCCTCGTCCTTGTGGACGCGGGGCAGGTCGTCGGGGTGTTCGCGGGTCTCGAAGGTGCGCCAGCTCATGCCTCGGTTCCCCGAGGCATGGCTGCGAAAAGGTCGTCGTTGTCCCAAGCCGGGTGCGACTTGGCGGCGGGCAGGGGATCGACACCCTTGGTCTCGATCACAAGGCGGGCCGTGCGCTCGCAGGGACAGCCATAATCGTTGCGGTAGTGCTCGCGGATTCGGACTTCGTAGCGGTTCGTCGTCTCCGGGATCGGCGCGACGGTGTATCGCTTGGGCGAAGATTTCCGGCCCAGCCAATCCGCGCCCCATGTGGCGGGATGCTTGTCGCGCTGATACTCGATGCAAGCCAGAATATTGCGCTTGTCGGAGGCGGTCAGGTGCCGCCCCTCGATGAGTGAAATCTGCGGTTTCATTGGGCCTTCTCCTGAAGGTAGGTGCGATACCCCTTCTGATCCGTGCTGCCGAAACAGATCACATGCTGATCGGCCAGATGGCGCAGGTCGCAAAGCGCATACTCCATCAGATCGGCTACCTGGCCGGAGGCGTCAGGATAGAGCGCGGTCAGTGCATCAAGGATGCGCGCTGCCTGAATGTCGGGGGTGTTGTTGGGGGCACTCATGCCCCCATCTCCGTCCAGTCAGTCGCCCAAGTATCCATCGTTGCGACGGTTTTGCCTTCGGGATCGAGCAAGCGTAGATCGGGCTTGTGCGTGGCGGCTGCGTGATGATCGCGGCCCATCTTGCGCAGCAGGTCGGGATTGGCGGAATAGACCACTTCCGCGCCGGGCAGACCGTCATATTCGGACCATAGAGAAAAAAGACGTGCGGACATAAATCGTCCTCCTTGTGGTGATGCCCTATCCGGTCTGGTGCCGAAAATTGGGGCGGGGTTTCTGGCGAGGACCGCTGCAAGCGGCCCTCTCCTGAAAGCCTGCCTCCCGGCGAGGGCAGGAGGGGGGCCCGCGCAAGCTCCATGACAAGGAAGGGGGGAGGGGGATCACCCGGCCACGCAGCTCGG contains the following coding sequences:
- a CDS encoding class I SAM-dependent methyltransferase, translated to MTFHSEFPKIGETDQKDHGAPAIRRSLSEIVAEYDAKAESIPGAIEAFKRAETAINAAACIGGTYGGRVFATDPSLYERDVRLTLLRSAWKHVYEGLNIENIASAKDRQQLDLKLTKPLPFTLENIAEVFGSYLLDQRFHVLKGLAECFTDLDPAYKSHSKVKIGVEGLPKRIIVSYVTGWNSWGRERVKDTLNALRVYRSQPRYTYREFEDTMDEVQRHGEADFCGGIIRVFKNGNGHLIFDPEGRKDINHALAEFYGEVLPDAPNEAEAKRPSTDVARDLQFYASPRPVAETVIDALHLSGGEEILEPSCGDGALMDELARRNADLRENRMSGAVSVTGVEYDAARADLARAKGHHVMTANFLQVAPDPRFDKVVMNPPFYGRHYKKHLDHAVKFLKPGGCLVCILPASAYYDHGTTIGDWRDLPVGSFASSGTNIPTGYCVYYKPRA